A window of Pirellulales bacterium genomic DNA:
GTCGTGGCCAACAATGTTTTGTTTGCCGGGCATGTCACGGTCGAAGACCGGGCGTTTATCTCCGGTGCGGTTGGCGTGCATCAATTTTGCCGGATCGGCACGCTGGCCATGGTGGGGGGTCACGCCCGCGTGATCCAGGACATCCCCCCCTATACTCTGGTCGATGGTCAAACCGGTGACGTTTGCGGGTTGAATCTGGTCGGATTGCGGAGAGGCGGCTACACCACCGACCAAATCGCCCAATTAAAGGCCGCTTATCGGGTGATTTACCGTCGTGGGCACAAGTGGACCGATATGTTAGAGACCTTGCGTCGGGATTTTGCCACGGGTCCCGCCGCAATTTACCACGTCTTTTTAAGCCAGGGGACCCGCGGCATCGCGCAAGAACGCCGCATGCCGCCCAATGCCACACTCAAACTGCGGGCGGACGGCGAAGGCCCCGCCATCGCGGCGGAAGCCACCGTCCCGGCGGCGGAACCCCGCAGCAAAGTTGGGTAAAGGGTCGGTGCGTTAGGGATTAGTCGCCATTTGCGGAAAATGTCCCGCGAATTCTACCTCAAACGCGGTGCCGGGCTGATTTCCCCGGCCCAGCACCTGCACCCGCCCCCCCAATCGCTGGACCAATTCGCGCACGATGTAGAGGCCCAGGCCGGTCCCCGCCTGCTGCCGCTCTAGCTCGTTTCCCAGCCGGACAAAACGGCCAAAGATTTTGCGGCGCAAATGGCTGGGAATACCGGGGCCGTTATCACTAATGCGAATTCCCACGCGCTGCGCGCGGGGAGCGTAGGTTTCAATTTCGACGGCGGGTTCCTTGCCGCCATATTTGAGCGCGTTGTCGATTAGATTGCGAAAGATAATTTCAAATTCCTTAGCCCGGCCGCGGGCTTCCACGGGGCGCAGACGCAGGCGGACGGTCTCGGGGGGCAGGCGGTAATCGCGGCAGGCGGACGCGGCGCAGCGTTCCAAAATCGCCGCCAGATCAACATCCTCGAGCGGCATCTCGATTTCTTTCTTTTCCAGCCGCGCGGCGTCCAGCAGATGATCGATCAAATGATCCAGACCCCGCAGCACCTCCATCATTGATTGATGAATCTCCGTCACTTGAGCCTCGGGCAATTTGCGCTTTTCCAGCGTCTGCAAATACAACTTGAGCGAGGCGATCGGGCTTTTCAGCTCGTGGGTGACGCTATCAATAAAATTTGATTGCCGCTGCGTCAGGCGCACGGCCTTGATCGATAGCCAGAGATACATGCTGACCCCGACCAGCACCACCACAAAAAGCGTCGTTCCGACCGCCAACAACGTGTAAAAAAGACCCGCGGATTCCCCTTGCGCGGCCAGGGAGTTGACGACAATCCACCCCACGGTAAGCGTGACCAATAGCACGATCAACGTGACGCCCAGCGCAATCGGCCAAGAAATCGAGCGGCGCATGGGAAATTAATTACGAATTACGAATTACGAATTGATACCCCTGCTAGGGCAAGGCGACCAGTCCGCAATCCTAGGCTACTGTAGGAAAATGGCAGGGGATCGCAGTGGAGGAGGTACAAATTTTTCTAACCATATTCCAAACACCAAACACCACTCCTCCATTACTCCACTCCTCCAACCTCCAGCTCAAATCCACAATCGCAAGCGCCCGTCCAGCATATCCGGCAGGCGGCGCTTGACGATCCGGCGGATGCGTTCCGGCTCGTACCGCGTGCTAAAGTGCCCCGCGATGATTACCTCGTTCTCAAATCGCCCCCGCCGCTCGATAATGTCATCCAAGTGGATATGGCCGTATTTGTGGATTTTTTCCCGTCGATGGGCGGGATGGACAAAGGAAATCTCGGTAATGAGAATCTTTGCCCGGTACATGTCGGGGCAGTTGTCCAACCCCCGGGGCGCGCTATCCCCCAGGTACGCCACCAGGGGAAAGCGTTGTTCATAGGTGACTTCGGCGCCCCCTAAGCGCAGATCACGAATTTGGTCATTGGCCAGCCCCTGCAATTCGGGCTTGAGCTTGCGGCGGCGGTCCCACACCACAAAGCCCAGGGAAGGCACGGTATGCACGGTTTCGCTGACGGTCACGACATGTTCGCGCGACAGTTCGATCTCGTCC
This region includes:
- a CDS encoding HAMP domain-containing sensor histidine kinase codes for the protein MRRSISWPIALGVTLIVLLVTLTVGWIVVNSLAAQGESAGLFYTLLAVGTTLFVVVLVGVSMYLWLSIKAVRLTQRQSNFIDSVTHELKSPIASLKLYLQTLEKRKLPEAQVTEIHQSMMEVLRGLDHLIDHLLDAARLEKKEIEMPLEDVDLAAILERCAASACRDYRLPPETVRLRLRPVEARGRAKEFEIIFRNLIDNALKYGGKEPAVEIETYAPRAQRVGIRISDNGPGIPSHLRRKIFGRFVRLGNELERQQAGTGLGLYIVRELVQRLGGRVQVLGRGNQPGTAFEVEFAGHFPQMATNP
- a CDS encoding metal-dependent hydrolase → MPENAPLHTLTHQGLTVEGYSRAAVQTYYRVPELKLGFDFGAQPWLFMGTATWFLSHGHLDHVAALPVYVARRRMMKMEPPVIYMPEECVETVDKILKLFTRLDRGRMPCQLIGVKPGDEIELSREHVVTVSETVHTVPSLGFVVWDRRRKLKPELQGLANDQIRDLRLGGAEVTYEQRFPLVAYLGDSAPRGLDNCPDMYRAKILITEISFVHPAHRREKIHKYGHIHLDDIIERRGRFENEVIIAGHFSTRYEPERIRRIVKRRLPDMLDGRLRLWI
- the lpxA gene encoding acyl-ACP--UDP-N-acetylglucosamine O-acyltransferase, encoding MSIHPLAAVSPAARLAADVTIGPFAVVEDDVEIGPGCKIAAHAVIKTGTRMGANNEVCEQSVIGGHPQHLKKTDSLGLLRIGENNVFREFCTVHRALKPENATQIGDNNLFMACAHIAHDCRIGNQIVVANNVLFAGHVTVEDRAFISGAVGVHQFCRIGTLAMVGGHARVIQDIPPYTLVDGQTGDVCGLNLVGLRRGGYTTDQIAQLKAAYRVIYRRGHKWTDMLETLRRDFATGPAAIYHVFLSQGTRGIAQERRMPPNATLKLRADGEGPAIAAEATVPAAEPRSKVG